A window from Bacteroidota bacterium encodes these proteins:
- a CDS encoding NAD(P)-binding domain-containing protein encodes MNIGILGSGEVGRTLGAGFAARGHDVHLGTRSPDRNELRQWASDTGASVAAFDGAAAFGHVLVLATAWDGTENAVRLAGPDHFAGKTVLDATNPLDFSEGSLRLAVSGEDSSGERVQAWLPEAHVVKCFNTVGAGLMVDPDLPGGPPTMFIAGNDEHAKKTAAEVLSAFGWEGVDLGGIEMSRHLDALAIIWITHAMRTQSRDHAFKLLAG; translated from the coding sequence ATGAACATCGGCATTCTCGGCTCCGGCGAGGTGGGCCGCACCCTCGGCGCGGGCTTCGCCGCACGCGGCCACGACGTCCACCTGGGCACCCGCTCTCCCGACCGCAACGAGCTTCGGCAGTGGGCGTCGGACACCGGCGCGAGCGTCGCGGCGTTCGACGGCGCGGCGGCCTTCGGGCACGTCCTCGTGCTGGCTACCGCGTGGGACGGGACGGAGAACGCGGTCCGCCTCGCCGGCCCCGACCACTTCGCCGGCAAGACGGTCCTCGACGCCACCAACCCGCTCGATTTCTCCGAGGGCTCGCTCCGCCTCGCGGTCTCGGGCGAAGACTCCTCCGGCGAGCGCGTGCAGGCGTGGCTTCCCGAGGCGCACGTCGTCAAGTGCTTCAACACGGTCGGGGCCGGCCTGATGGTGGACCCCGACCTCCCCGGCGGCCCGCCGACGATGTTCATCGCCGGCAACGACGAGCACGCGAAGAAGACGGCCGCTGAGGTGCTCAGTGCCTTCGGCTGGGAGGGCGTCGACCTCGGCGGGATCGAGATGTCGCGCCACCTCGACGCCCTCGCCATCATCTGGATCACGCACGCGATGCGGACGCAGTCTCGGGACCACGCCTTCAAGCTGCTCGCCGGCTGA
- a CDS encoding sodium-dependent bicarbonate transport family permease, translating into MESIGALAANLLSPIILAFVLGVFASLVRSDLRLPEGLYSSLSIYLLLAIGLKGGVELSKTPLSEFVGPALLTLGLGILTPITAYNVLRKLGRFDRENAAAIAAHYGSVSAVTFIVAITFGSMTGQVPEGFMPTLVAILEVPAIVVALMIAFTRAKRAGSWKEALHEVLAGRSVVLLVGGVLIGWAVGPAGFEPVAPFFAAGFQGALTLFLLEMGIVAARRLKDLREVGVFLVGFGILVPILHGLLAVWLGSLVGLSVGGSAVLGAMVSSASYIAAPAAVRIALPEANPTFYLTASLGITFPFNVTLGIPLYFTFAQWFCC; encoded by the coding sequence ATGGAAAGTATCGGCGCGCTCGCCGCCAACCTCCTCTCGCCGATCATCCTGGCCTTCGTCCTGGGCGTCTTCGCCTCGCTGGTGCGGAGCGACCTCCGGCTGCCGGAGGGGCTCTACAGCTCGCTCTCGATCTACCTCCTGCTCGCGATTGGACTCAAGGGCGGCGTCGAGCTGAGCAAGACCCCACTCAGCGAGTTCGTCGGCCCGGCTCTGCTCACGCTCGGCCTCGGCATCCTCACGCCGATCACCGCCTACAACGTCCTCCGCAAGCTCGGCCGGTTCGACCGCGAGAACGCCGCGGCGATCGCCGCCCACTACGGCTCGGTCTCAGCGGTGACCTTCATCGTCGCGATCACCTTCGGCTCGATGACGGGGCAGGTGCCCGAGGGGTTCATGCCGACGCTCGTGGCGATCCTCGAAGTGCCGGCGATCGTCGTGGCGCTGATGATCGCCTTCACGCGGGCCAAGCGCGCGGGGTCGTGGAAGGAGGCGCTGCACGAGGTGCTCGCCGGGCGCAGCGTGGTCCTGCTCGTCGGGGGCGTGCTGATCGGGTGGGCCGTCGGGCCGGCTGGGTTCGAGCCGGTGGCGCCGTTCTTCGCGGCGGGCTTCCAGGGGGCGCTCACGCTCTTCCTGCTGGAGATGGGGATCGTCGCGGCGCGGCGGCTGAAAGACCTCCGCGAGGTCGGCGTCTTCCTGGTCGGCTTCGGCATCCTCGTCCCGATCCTCCACGGGCTGCTCGCGGTGTGGCTCGGCAGCCTCGTCGGGCTCTCGGTGGGCGGCAGCGCGGTGCTCGGCGCGATGGTCTCGAGCGCGTCCTACATCGCGGCCCCCGCCGCCGTCCGCATCGCCCTGCCGGAGGCCAACCCGACGTTCTACCTCACCGCCTCGCTGGGCATCACGTTCCCGTTCAACGTCACGCTCGGCATCCCGCTCTATTTTACGTTTGCCCAGTGGTTCTGCTGCTGA
- a CDS encoding transcriptional regulator, with amino-acid sequence MHTVTLKLVTIVTERILKDHLLRALEELGAKGYTLTKAQGEGSRGVRVSEWEGSDTKIETLVSEDVAKALVAHVAEKYFEHYAVIVYVQDAEVVRGDKYI; translated from the coding sequence ATGCACACCGTCACGCTGAAGCTCGTCACGATCGTCACCGAGCGCATCTTGAAGGACCACCTGCTGCGCGCGCTGGAGGAGCTGGGCGCGAAGGGCTACACGCTGACGAAGGCGCAGGGCGAGGGCTCGCGGGGCGTCCGCGTCAGCGAGTGGGAGGGCTCGGACACGAAGATCGAGACGCTCGTGAGCGAGGACGTGGCGAAGGCCCTCGTGGCGCACGTCGCCGAGAAGTACTTCGAGCACTACGCCGTGATCGTCTACGTCCAGGACGCCGAGGTCGTGCGGGGCGACAAGTATATCTAA